The Leadbettera azotonutricia ZAS-9 genome has a window encoding:
- a CDS encoding DUF262 domain-containing protein, with protein MCETGKLSESRLTFLKVIRKYDIVIPIIQRDYAQGRVSEVEKRDAFLDKLREYLDADTANHDLDFVYGNLTTVNKRPVFIPLDGQQRLTTLFLLHWYLAIKDCKIKELREDFVYTESDKPKSKFSYETRTSSREFCDTLLSKDIDISKMNNLKSKTISNIITKSSWYFSTWDTDPTIQSMLNMLDSIHLKFNDAVNYYKRLADPNKEIITFQFLELNDYGLTDDLYIKMNARGKPLTEFENFKAKLEQYIEKLNLSDRYTIVNEDVLVHKYFDKMIDTDWTNLFWAHRPSENSDIDHLLMNFLKILIVNHRAEKDNFPKSLFQESGMSFSQCEKYSCLDGQFILDLIAILDMLKNGNKTVKTYIPQAFYFYDELEYFDRIINNKFDGAGYENRIVFFAYCQYLISRKGNIDPNELKHWMRIIRNLAKYTNYNREEDYLRSINAVKQLLPAKGTSILIHISNISGKDFLGFDNVQFLEEQIKACLLLRENNDWKKQIQDVEEQKYFDGQIGFLFFLSDIESYYNKNNNCKWSAEDDKEYREKFSIYSKKAKAVFDDNGVREFANHVWECALLVHGDYLLERSSNQSFLRNIQRDISWKRFLKRDRSNMSSGIIKSIFEKIKAENIEQSLIEIVELEKKESAITDWRSQFINQSDLFNYLESADRYVRKNSKQGFVLLKGERMSGNHVELYTYSLFLKYGENSFKPFSNLKYYEVASDDVSDPPRAYLEWVCNTIAYQLDICFVDNQYLLLFTDKTSIKKTYLQPIVDGLMQCNFREDINNGDIRYKTEVSSSEVIATINNLCVSLTRIS; from the coding sequence ATGTGTGAAACAGGAAAATTATCCGAAAGCCGATTAACTTTTTTGAAAGTAATCAGGAAATATGACATTGTTATTCCTATTATACAGAGAGATTACGCACAAGGCCGTGTAAGCGAAGTTGAAAAACGTGATGCTTTTCTTGATAAATTACGTGAATATTTAGATGCCGATACGGCAAACCATGACCTTGATTTTGTATATGGAAATCTTACAACGGTGAACAAACGCCCGGTTTTTATCCCCCTTGATGGACAGCAAAGATTAACGACACTGTTTTTGTTGCATTGGTATCTAGCAATTAAAGATTGCAAAATTAAGGAATTAAGAGAAGATTTTGTATATACCGAAAGCGATAAACCAAAATCAAAGTTTTCCTATGAGACACGGACAAGCTCGCGGGAATTTTGTGATACTTTGCTGTCTAAAGATATAGATATATCAAAAATGAATAATCTTAAATCAAAAACAATATCTAACATTATTACGAAAAGTTCTTGGTATTTTTCAACATGGGATACTGATCCGACAATACAATCAATGCTTAATATGCTTGATAGTATTCATCTTAAATTTAATGACGCCGTGAATTATTATAAACGATTGGCAGATCCAAATAAAGAAATAATAACTTTTCAATTTCTTGAACTTAATGATTATGGATTAACTGATGATTTATATATAAAAATGAATGCACGCGGTAAACCGTTGACCGAGTTTGAAAATTTTAAGGCAAAATTGGAACAATATATTGAAAAATTAAATTTGTCTGATAGGTATACAATTGTAAATGAAGATGTCCTGGTACATAAATATTTTGATAAAATGATTGATACTGATTGGACTAATTTGTTTTGGGCACACAGGCCATCAGAAAATTCTGATATTGATCACTTGCTTATGAATTTTCTTAAAATTCTTATTGTGAATCATCGCGCGGAAAAAGACAATTTTCCAAAATCTTTGTTTCAGGAATCCGGTATGTCTTTTAGCCAATGTGAAAAATATAGTTGTCTTGATGGACAATTTATTCTTGACCTTATTGCTATTTTGGATATGCTAAAAAATGGGAATAAAACAGTAAAAACATATATTCCTCAGGCATTTTATTTTTATGACGAATTAGAATATTTTGATAGAATAATTAACAATAAATTTGACGGTGCTGGTTATGAAAATAGAATAGTGTTTTTTGCATATTGCCAGTATTTGATTTCTAGAAAAGGAAATATTGATCCCAATGAATTAAAGCATTGGATGCGTATAATAAGAAATTTGGCAAAATATACAAATTATAACAGAGAAGAAGATTATCTTCGTTCTATCAACGCAGTTAAACAGTTATTACCGGCAAAGGGTACGAGTATACTTATCCATATTAGCAATATTTCAGGCAAAGATTTCTTAGGTTTTGATAATGTTCAATTTCTTGAAGAGCAAATAAAAGCATGTTTGCTGCTTCGGGAAAATAATGATTGGAAAAAACAGATTCAGGATGTAGAGGAGCAAAAATATTTTGATGGACAAATTGGATTCTTGTTTTTTCTGAGTGATATTGAAAGTTATTACAATAAAAACAATAATTGTAAATGGTCGGCAGAAGATGACAAAGAATATCGTGAAAAGTTTAGCATATACAGTAAAAAGGCAAAGGCTGTGTTTGATGACAATGGGGTAAGAGAATTTGCTAATCATGTGTGGGAGTGTGCGTTATTAGTTCATGGTGATTATCTTCTTGAAAGAAGTTCTAATCAAAGCTTTCTTAGGAACATTCAGCGCGATATAAGCTGGAAACGATTCTTAAAAAGAGATCGTTCCAATATGAGTTCAGGGATTATCAAATCCATATTTGAAAAAATAAAAGCTGAAAATATTGAGCAATCACTTATAGAAATAGTAGAATTGGAAAAAAAGGAATCGGCTATTACCGATTGGCGTTCACAGTTTATAAATCAAAGTGACTTATTTAATTATTTGGAAAGTGCTGATAGGTATGTCCGCAAGAACTCAAAACAGGGTTTCGTACTTTTAAAAGGCGAGCGAATGAGCGGTAATCATGTAGAGCTTTATACATATTCGTTATTTTTGAAATACGGAGAAAACAGTTTTAAACCGTTTAGTAATTTGAAATATTATGAAGTTGCAAGTGATGATGTGAGTGATCCTCCACGGGCCTATTTGGAATGGGTATGCAATACTATTGCATATCAACTTGATATTTGTTTTGTTGATAATCAGTACTTGTTATTATTTACTGATAAGACATCTATAAAGAAAACTTATTTGCAGCCTATTGTTGACGGCTTAATGCAATGCAATTTCAGGGAGGACATAAATAATGGGGATATACGTTATAAAACAGAAGTATCATCATCAGAAGTTATCGCAACGATAAATAACCTTTGCGTTTCTTTAACAAGGATTTCCTAA
- a CDS encoding DUF262 domain-containing protein translates to MTHLEPMPINDLMEYQFFIPHYQRGYRWTETQVLSLLKDIWEFNPQKEESFYCLQPIVVKKRNEEPKKDWYEVIDGQQRLTTIFLILKNLEAPLKGQNIKDLAYATREDSETFLRNINEADSNKYIDFKHIYNADKTIKEWFEKFNKDKTFETKLMLKLIDKTRVIFYEVDNKEDAYEIFTRLNIGKISLTNAELIRALFLRKWKEENIATDAFYLKQLQIASEWDQIEKKLQEDSFWYFIYNSSEAEKGKPKYATHIEYIFDLIKEKPSDQETYYTFNEYYEEFEESRKKYRCSRYG, encoded by the coding sequence ATGACACATTTGGAACCAATGCCTATCAATGATTTGATGGAGTATCAATTTTTCATTCCACACTATCAACGTGGTTATAGATGGACTGAAACACAAGTTCTTTCATTGCTTAAGGATATATGGGAATTCAATCCCCAAAAGGAAGAATCATTTTATTGCTTGCAGCCGATTGTAGTAAAGAAACGCAATGAAGAGCCAAAAAAAGATTGGTATGAAGTAATAGACGGGCAACAAAGATTAACTACTATATTTCTTATACTAAAAAATCTTGAGGCACCGCTAAAAGGGCAAAACATAAAAGATTTAGCTTACGCCACGCGAGAAGACAGTGAAACATTTTTAAGAAATATTAATGAAGCAGATTCTAATAAATATATAGATTTTAAACATATCTATAATGCTGACAAGACTATTAAAGAATGGTTTGAAAAATTTAATAAAGATAAAACTTTTGAAACAAAGCTAATGCTAAAACTTATAGATAAGACAAGAGTTATATTTTATGAAGTTGATAATAAGGAAGATGCTTATGAGATATTTACAAGATTAAATATTGGAAAAATATCTCTCACCAATGCAGAATTGATTAGAGCGTTATTTTTAAGAAAATGGAAAGAGGAAAATATTGCCACTGATGCATTCTATTTAAAACAATTGCAGATAGCATCTGAGTGGGATCAAATTGAAAAGAAATTACAAGAAGATTCCTTTTGGTATTTTATCTATAACTCGTCAGAAGCTGAAAAAGGCAAGCCAAAATATGCGACGCACATTGAATATATTTTTGATTTAATAAAAGAAAAACCATCTGATCAAGAGACATATTACACTTTCAATGAATACTATGAAGAATTCGAAGAAAGCAGAAAAAAATACAGGTGTTCCAGATACGGATAA
- a CDS encoding homocysteine S-methyltransferase family protein, with the protein MDTRSLLNQIASERIIILDGAMGSMLQALHPGPVDGCNDMLNITKPGLITGIHEAYLEAGADIIETCSFNATSISLKDYDLENRAYEISRAAGAIAKKAADKFSTAQKPRFAAGSLGPTAKSASITSDIDNPLNRAVAWDGLEAAYYDNARGLIDGGVDLLFIETVFDSLNAKAALFAIRRIEQERGVSIPVMVSATLSEGGRLLTGQTLEGFCRAMLPANPWALSLNCSFGADSLKPHLARLSAASPCLVGAYPNAGLPDRQGNYSQTPAIMASHIESYLKEGLVNIIGGCCGSTPAHIAAIASLAKNYKPRVPASVNAFQAAIDSGDYEEAVELAREKAERGAKTLILNTDKSRDPGGTAKNFIFLSNCFPVLAELQLIIESENWETIEAALKCVQGCALVRYKNAKEDSAEYREKVRLIRDYGGRII; encoded by the coding sequence ATGGATACGCGTTCTCTCCTCAATCAAATCGCCTCTGAAAGGATCATCATCCTGGATGGGGCCATGGGCTCCATGCTCCAGGCTCTCCACCCTGGCCCGGTTGATGGATGCAATGACATGCTCAATATCACCAAGCCAGGGCTTATCACGGGCATCCACGAGGCCTACCTTGAGGCTGGGGCGGATATTATCGAAACATGCAGTTTTAACGCCACATCAATATCCCTTAAGGATTATGATCTTGAAAACAGGGCCTACGAGATAAGCAGGGCTGCCGGCGCCATAGCCAAGAAAGCGGCGGATAAATTTTCCACAGCCCAAAAGCCCCGCTTCGCGGCGGGCAGCTTAGGCCCTACTGCCAAAAGCGCCTCCATCACCTCCGACATTGACAACCCTTTAAACAGGGCGGTCGCCTGGGACGGGCTTGAGGCTGCCTATTATGACAATGCCAGGGGGCTCATTGACGGCGGTGTGGATCTGCTCTTCATAGAAACAGTTTTCGACAGCCTCAACGCCAAAGCCGCCCTCTTTGCAATCAGGCGCATCGAACAGGAGCGGGGCGTCAGCATCCCGGTGATGGTCTCCGCTACGCTTTCTGAAGGTGGCCGTCTTCTCACAGGCCAAACCCTGGAAGGTTTTTGCAGAGCCATGCTGCCGGCCAACCCCTGGGCTTTAAGCCTTAACTGCTCTTTCGGGGCAGACAGCCTCAAGCCCCACCTTGCCCGCCTCTCTGCCGCGAGTCCCTGCCTGGTCGGCGCATACCCCAATGCGGGCCTCCCTGACAGGCAAGGCAATTACAGCCAAACCCCCGCCATCATGGCTTCTCACATCGAATCCTATTTAAAGGAAGGGCTCGTGAACATTATTGGGGGCTGCTGCGGTTCCACCCCTGCGCATATAGCCGCCATTGCCTCTCTCGCCAAAAATTATAAACCCCGGGTGCCCGCATCCGTCAATGCGTTTCAGGCGGCCATTGACTCGGGGGATTACGAGGAGGCTGTCGAACTTGCCCGGGAAAAAGCTGAAAGGGGCGCCAAGACCTTGATTCTCAACACCGATAAATCGCGGGACCCTGGGGGTACTGCAAAAAATTTCATCTTCCTTTCAAATTGCTTTCCCGTTCTTGCAGAGCTCCAGCTCATCATAGAAAGCGAAAATTGGGAAACCATTGAGGCAGCCCTTAAATGCGTCCAGGGCTGTGCTTTGGTCAGGTATAAAAACGCCAAAGAAGACAGTGCGGAATATAGGGAAAAGGTCCGTCTTATACGCGATTATGGGGGAAGGATAATTTAA
- a CDS encoding substrate-binding periplasmic protein — translation MKLKTIICLILAFLIVVGIAFMTRQPRQKPHGLTIKEGELTVGVEIGYPPMEYLDTDGKTPVGFDVELAHRLAEKLGLKTVFVDTAWDGIFDGVEIGRYDCIISSITYTDERLKIHNFTKPYIGTAQVMIALKGAHVDARSPEETAGLSVAFQGETVSQRYMEKLAAQGVDFVPLAYDKILNCFEELRLGRVDTILCDTLVASFYLSPDNSDFEIIWLGPSDEIFAICLKKGNDALTEALDKALDELYAEGILAKMSWDYFNRDMVSSVR, via the coding sequence GTGAAATTGAAAACGATTATTTGTCTGATTCTGGCATTTCTGATTGTAGTTGGCATTGCATTTATGACCAGGCAGCCCCGGCAGAAGCCTCACGGCCTGACTATTAAAGAAGGGGAACTGACGGTCGGCGTCGAAATCGGCTATCCACCCATGGAGTACCTCGACACCGATGGAAAAACGCCTGTTGGTTTTGATGTGGAGCTTGCCCACAGGCTCGCGGAAAAGCTCGGCCTTAAAACTGTTTTTGTTGATACCGCATGGGACGGCATTTTTGACGGTGTCGAAATCGGCAGGTACGATTGCATTATTTCTTCCATTACGTATACTGACGAGCGTCTCAAAATCCACAATTTCACAAAGCCCTATATCGGCACTGCCCAGGTTATGATTGCCCTTAAGGGAGCGCATGTCGACGCTCGTTCACCGGAAGAAACCGCAGGGCTCAGCGTTGCGTTTCAGGGCGAGACGGTTTCGCAGCGGTACATGGAAAAGCTTGCCGCCCAGGGCGTGGATTTTGTCCCTTTGGCGTATGACAAAATCCTCAATTGTTTTGAAGAATTAAGGCTTGGCAGGGTGGACACCATACTTTGCGATACCCTTGTAGCGTCTTTTTATCTCTCCCCTGATAATAGCGATTTTGAAATTATCTGGCTGGGCCCGTCAGACGAAATTTTTGCAATTTGTTTAAAAAAAGGCAATGATGCACTGACAGAAGCTTTGGACAAAGCATTGGATGAATTATATGCCGAAGGCATTTTGGCAAAAATGTCCTGGGATTATTTTAACAGGGACATGGTCAGTTCGGTACGGTAA
- a CDS encoding glycoside hydrolase family 5 protein, with translation MKYMPAAIVMFCIHFLILVSCAGGSAVNQKAGKQENLESAISDFSKGTNLASWFQQVDSAHSIPFGRFSEADFKNFKALGINIIRLPIQFSSMAGPDYIVDPLLFDLLDQAVDWAERYKIYIILDNHSSDGSNGPTADAIDAFLVPLWAQIADHYKNRSQFILYEILNEPYGISAEAWGLAQGKAIEAIRQKDKTHTIIVGGNEWNSIWALENLPIYNDKNLLYTFHFYDPHIFTHQGADWGDPPLLTNLEGLPFPASAHSIPALPPDLKGTAVEEDYKKYARLADPASLAETLDRAVQFSASRGGVPLFCGEFGVKIGSCLPEDRLRWYKTVAKLLAERSIAWANWDYNTNFGLFNTEKGGNINSDLDIEIASALGFTAPAQHPIEKIKNNFIVYEDYTGQDVGINHWDQSVLDLYNKEAAEGKYAVSWSKISTYSEFSFNLSPEIDWEYLTSQGYALEFKARTNKTAAFDVQLIRYENAVSVPWRMRFSINKTNLPPDNQWHTIYIPLKEMKEQGAWINKTSEWRDPKGLFAWDNIERLAFQAESELPGCIIYFDSIKIIGDH, from the coding sequence ATGAAATATATGCCTGCTGCCATTGTTATGTTCTGTATTCATTTTTTAATTTTGGTTTCCTGCGCAGGCGGTTCTGCTGTTAACCAGAAGGCAGGAAAGCAGGAAAATTTGGAGTCTGCCATAAGCGATTTTTCAAAAGGTACAAATCTTGCAAGCTGGTTTCAGCAGGTGGATTCGGCGCATAGTATTCCCTTCGGCAGGTTCAGCGAAGCTGATTTTAAAAATTTTAAAGCCCTTGGAATCAATATCATAAGGCTGCCCATACAATTCAGCAGCATGGCAGGGCCGGATTATATTGTCGATCCCCTGCTTTTCGATCTCCTCGATCAAGCTGTAGACTGGGCCGAGCGATACAAAATCTACATCATCCTGGACAACCATTCCTCGGACGGATCAAACGGTCCCACCGCCGATGCCATCGATGCTTTTCTCGTTCCGCTTTGGGCGCAAATCGCAGATCATTATAAAAACCGCAGCCAATTCATCCTTTATGAAATCCTCAATGAACCTTACGGCATTTCTGCCGAGGCATGGGGCCTAGCCCAGGGCAAAGCTATCGAAGCAATACGACAGAAGGATAAGACCCACACGATCATTGTCGGCGGGAACGAATGGAATTCCATTTGGGCTTTGGAAAACCTTCCTATTTATAATGACAAAAATCTTTTATATACCTTCCATTTTTACGATCCCCACATTTTCACCCACCAGGGAGCTGACTGGGGCGACCCGCCCTTGCTGACCAATCTAGAGGGGCTTCCTTTTCCCGCCTCGGCCCACAGCATCCCGGCCCTGCCCCCCGATTTAAAAGGAACTGCGGTCGAAGAGGATTACAAAAAATATGCCCGCCTTGCGGACCCCGCATCCCTTGCCGAGACCCTGGATCGGGCTGTGCAATTTTCAGCTTCCCGAGGGGGAGTTCCCCTTTTCTGCGGTGAATTCGGCGTGAAGATAGGTTCATGTCTGCCGGAAGACAGGCTGCGCTGGTACAAAACAGTGGCAAAACTTTTAGCGGAACGCAGTATTGCCTGGGCTAATTGGGATTACAATACCAATTTTGGTTTATTCAACACTGAAAAAGGCGGCAATATCAATTCTGACCTTGATATTGAAATTGCGTCGGCCCTCGGCTTTACGGCGCCTGCCCAGCACCCTATAGAAAAAATCAAGAATAATTTTATTGTCTACGAAGATTATACCGGCCAGGATGTCGGAATAAACCATTGGGATCAAAGCGTCCTTGATCTGTATAACAAAGAAGCGGCCGAAGGAAAATATGCGGTTTCCTGGAGCAAAATCAGCACATACAGCGAATTTTCTTTCAATTTGAGCCCTGAAATCGATTGGGAGTACTTGACAAGCCAGGGCTATGCCCTGGAATTCAAAGCCCGTACGAATAAAACTGCGGCCTTCGATGTTCAATTAATCCGCTACGAAAACGCCGTCAGCGTTCCCTGGCGTATGCGTTTTTCCATCAACAAAACAAACCTTCCCCCCGACAATCAATGGCACACCATTTATATTCCCTTAAAGGAAATGAAAGAACAAGGCGCATGGATCAACAAAACATCAGAATGGCGCGACCCCAAGGGTCTTTTTGCCTGGGACAATATTGAACGCCTTGCATTCCAGGCAGAGAGCGAGCTTCCGGGCTGCATCATTTATTTTGACAGCATTAAGATAATCGGGGATCATTAA
- a CDS encoding very short patch repair endonuclease, whose protein sequence is MNNVSETRHRTMSRIKNKDTDIELLFRKALWHEGIRYRKNYPALPGKPDIAITRYKIAIFCDGEFWHGKNWQKQKSKIKNNKEYWIPKIENNMARDNKKEQELFRLGWIVLHFWGEEIKKDTAACVWEVKEHIIKCQSESSGFNDPRLS, encoded by the coding sequence ATGAATAATGTCAGCGAAACACGCCATAGGACGATGAGCCGCATAAAAAACAAAGACACGGATATTGAATTGCTGTTTAGAAAGGCATTATGGCATGAAGGAATCAGGTACAGGAAAAATTATCCTGCCCTTCCCGGGAAGCCGGATATCGCGATTACCCGTTACAAGATAGCAATATTCTGTGATGGGGAATTTTGGCATGGCAAAAATTGGCAAAAACAGAAAAGCAAGATTAAAAATAACAAGGAATACTGGATTCCAAAAATAGAAAATAATATGGCCAGGGACAATAAAAAAGAACAAGAATTGTTCCGCCTTGGATGGATAGTATTGCATTTTTGGGGTGAAGAGATAAAAAAGGACACGGCAGCCTGCGTGTGGGAAGTCAAAGAACACATTATAAAATGCCAAAGCGAATCGAGCGGATTTAATGATCCCCGATTATCTTAA
- a CDS encoding HRDC domain-containing protein, with amino-acid sequence MDFKLIETGPKLSKFYNYLANEGISIIAMDFECEFNLHAYGEKLCLIQIFDGKTYFIIDPLNIENDEIKKFLLDKNTVKIMYGAESDASLVYSQYGTQIQNLFDLQIAVDVLDAERNGLDFALDHFLDIEIKNKKKYQSHNWTTRPIRIDAMEYALNDVAHLFKLKDILMEQVKSKNKYEELLYEILRKNFIPAKEKIPGLLKRFEYKKLSAPKKELFKKLFDIRESFAKEYDLPPFHILNNDILFDLVNRIKNLNDIKLSGRLSGESQDKMRHMMEEALRA; translated from the coding sequence ATGGATTTTAAATTAATTGAGACCGGGCCAAAGCTGTCAAAATTTTACAATTATTTGGCCAATGAGGGCATTAGCATAATCGCAATGGACTTTGAGTGTGAATTTAATCTCCATGCTTATGGCGAAAAGCTGTGCCTGATACAAATTTTTGACGGCAAAACATATTTTATCATCGATCCCCTAAATATAGAAAACGATGAAATCAAAAAATTCCTGCTGGATAAAAACACCGTTAAAATAATGTATGGGGCAGAATCTGACGCCAGCCTTGTCTATTCCCAGTATGGGACACAGATACAAAACCTGTTTGACCTACAAATAGCAGTCGATGTTTTAGACGCAGAACGCAATGGGTTGGATTTCGCCCTGGATCATTTCCTTGATATCGAAATAAAAAACAAAAAGAAATACCAGTCCCACAATTGGACAACACGCCCGATTCGCATTGATGCTATGGAATACGCTCTGAATGATGTGGCCCATTTATTCAAATTGAAAGATATATTAATGGAACAAGTTAAATCCAAAAATAAATATGAAGAATTGCTGTACGAGATATTACGGAAAAATTTCATCCCTGCAAAAGAAAAGATCCCCGGCCTGCTCAAAAGATTCGAGTACAAAAAATTGTCGGCCCCGAAAAAGGAATTATTCAAAAAATTGTTCGACATACGGGAATCCTTTGCGAAAGAATACGACCTGCCCCCCTTTCACATCCTGAATAACGATATTTTATTTGACTTGGTTAACCGCATAAAGAATTTAAATGATATAAAGCTAAGCGGCAGATTATCGGGCGAGAGCCAGGATAAAATGCGGCATATGATGGAAGAAGCATTAAGGGCATAA
- a CDS encoding arsenate reductase family protein — translation MIQIFGTKKCRSTQKALRFFKDRGIETQFRDMGIKPPSPGELDDMAAALGGCDTLLDLESPAAKEKGLAYMDYNSREELLLNAGLYKTPLVRAGKGKAAAGLDENAWKTFN, via the coding sequence ATGATACAAATCTTCGGAACCAAAAAATGCAGGAGTACCCAAAAAGCCCTCCGTTTTTTTAAGGACAGGGGCATAGAAACACAGTTCAGGGATATGGGCATAAAGCCCCCCAGCCCCGGAGAACTCGACGACATGGCAGCTGCCCTGGGGGGCTGCGATACGCTTCTGGACCTGGAAAGCCCTGCGGCCAAAGAAAAAGGCCTCGCCTATATGGATTACAACAGCCGCGAAGAATTGCTCCTTAACGCTGGACTCTACAAGACACCCCTGGTACGGGCAGGCAAGGGCAAGGCAGCAGCCGGGCTCGACGAAAATGCCTGGAAAACTTTTAATTGA